One window from the genome of Populus alba chromosome 15, ASM523922v2, whole genome shotgun sequence encodes:
- the LOC140954618 gene encoding uncharacterized protein translates to MEHEERAHLESRYQSELESVKSEVSRMSNLLEQLLKAKSGEGTSAQPATSSPISHIPIASPILGADSVTEQHFAPAILIRPAHTLPTVDLTTDGPVDSRSSNFISQDKISALEERLRAVEGNDWFDPTRAADDSLSGSALNWYMRLETVKIKTWKDLVEAFLKQYKFNLEIAPDRTSLMSMEKRSQESVRVYAQRWRDEATHVQPPLIETEMNSSRWGGYHFEDPPNVISNPLPKHTGSSSGVGMIEIGNQGQMLKVSMKRLYDMLLQSGFLNISTTCQLGSDNYCEFHRMEGHHIEDCVKFRQKVAKMLLMGELRLETLGGNQEVSMMEGQDKLSEVCRVQPLANGFARLILTKPSFTKRDHSAMPYNYVCTSNIQAPLPLFYSEVSGLTRSGRCFTPEELKKAKGKEMVDLDKEVEVNEPVTEKESNEFLKLIKHSEYCIVDQLKKTPARISLMSLILSSEPHRNALQKVLNEAYVPQDIEQKTMEHLVGRIHASNYLYFTADELSAEGTGHKQAIVYHREMQRFPYWKAGAVPSSLHQCLKYIMNGMLVTVKAEETISMVKNVTIPFLEAEDCTDENLHAFEIVNTEWVPESTVLRKPKISTATKMAVRCFLEHGIPFQYDPITGIPKRIKPITMRVVDQRFGLGYKPKKEDHRWAANKRRERRMARIEGREPEEEEMEIPPLMVSFPKAAYVMEPDNRAEDDIQRMATMSINTLEDDKEEGSGTKTIVEMEDEVLPQLTVEMEDEMLPQLTVHILEELPTKTFVRRLAEGEKFQNWVTQEAPLDMPGLNTNIVVHKIPLEEGCKPVKQKLRRAHPETWIKVKAELEKQWNAGFLEVVTYPQWVSNIVVVPKKEGKIRVCVDFRDLNKASPKDDFPLPHIDILVDNTARSSTYSFMDGFSGYNQIKMAIEKTGQKQRFVTPWGTYCYKVMPFGLKNAGATYQRAMSGKLLGFVVSGKGIEVDPDKTKAIQSMPTPKSEKEHDETGRKERAIYYLSKKFTELNVYGNGAGAVIVSPDQKLYPVSVKLHFECTNNTAEYEACILGLEDALEMKIKKLDVYGDSMLIILSDKVHSLGREGNHFADALATLAAMATIDLGHRKVVKRFIEKRLDCRYGVPEKIVTDNAQNFNGKMIAELCTKWKIKHSNSSPYRPKMNGAVEAANKKHQENRSKNGSHL, encoded by the exons ATGGAACACGAAGAGAGGGCTCACCTAGAATCCCGCTACCAGAGCGAGCTAGAATCAGTGAAAAGTGAAGTGTCACGGATGTCTAATCTGCTTGAACAACTGTTAAAAGCAAAAAGTGGGGAGGGAACATCCGCCCAGCCAGCTACGAGTTCACCCATATCACACATTCCCATAGCATCACCAATtctgggggcagattcagtaaCAGAACAACATTTTGCGCCAGCCATCCTTATCCGGCCAGCTCACACGCTACCCACCGTGGATTTAACGACGGATGGGCCTGTTGATAGTAGGTCAAGCAATTTCATAAGCCAAGATAAGATATCTGCATTAGAGGAACGGTTGAGAGCTGTAGaaggaaatgattggtttgacccaACACGAGCAGCTGAT gatAGTCTATCAGGCTCTGCTTTAAATTGGTATATGAGGTTGGAAACTGTTAAAATTAAGACATGGAAAGATTTGGTGGAGGCTTTCCTCAAACAGTATAAATTTAACCTGGAAATAGCCCCAGATCGAACAAGCTTGATGTccatggaaaagagaagccaagagtcagtcaGGGTGTATGCACAAAGATGGCGAGATGAGGCGACACATGTCCAACCTCCTTTAATCGAaacagagatg AACTCATCAAGATGGGGTGGGTATCATTTTGAAGATCCACCTAATGTCATTTCAAATCCATTGCCTAAACATACTGGTAGTAGTTCTGGAGTGGGCATGATAGAGATTGGCAATCAAGGCCAAATGTTGAAGGTATCCATGAAGAGGTTATACGATATGTTGTTACAATCAGGATTCCTAAACATAAGCACTACATGTCAATTGGGAAGTGATAACTATTGTGAGTTCCACAGGATGGAGGGACATCATATCGAAGATTGTGTCAAGTTTCGCCAGAAGGTTGCAAAGATGCTACTCATGGGAGAATTGAGACTCGAAACCCTGGGGGGCAACCAGGAGGTGAGTATGATGGAAGGCCAAGATAAATTGTCAGAGGTCTGTAGAGTTCAACCTTTGGCTAATGGGTTCGCAAGGCTGATCTTGACTAAACCTTCCTTTACCAAAAGAGATCACAGTGCAATGCCATATAACTATGTTTGTACCTCGAACATTCAAGCCCCTCTccctttattttattctgaGGTTAGTGGGCTAACACGGAGTGGCCGCTGTTTTACACCTGAAGAGTTGAAGAAGGCCAAAGGTAAAGAAATGGTGGATCTTGATAAAGAAGTAGAGGTGAATGAGCCAGTAACAGAGAAGGAGTCAAATGAATTTCtaaagttgatcaagcatagtgagtattgcatagtggatcaactcaAAAAGACTCCAGCAAGGATATCTCTCATGTCCTTGATACTAAGCTCGGAGCCTCATCGAAATGCCTTACAAAAGGTACTGAACGAGGCATATGTCCCCCAGGACATTGAACAAAAAACCATGGAGCATTTGGTAGGGAGGATCCACGCTTCAAATTACCTATATTTCACGGCTGACGAACTAAGTGCTGAAGGAACTGGGCATAAACAAGCCATTGTATATCACCgtgaaatgcaaagatttcctTATTGGAAAG CTGGAGCAGTACCTTCCTCATTACACCAGTGTTTGAAATATATCATGAACGGGATGTTGGTAACCGTCAAAGCAGAGGAAACAATCTCCATGGTAAAGAATGTGACCATACCCTTTCTGGAGGCAGAGGATTGCACGGATGAGAATCTCCATGCCTTTGAGATTGTAAACACTGAGTGGGTACCTGAAAGCACAGTGCTAAGAAAGCCGAAGATATCAACAGCAACAAAGATGGCCGTTCGATGTTTCTTGGAACATGGAATCCCATTCCAATATGACCCTATCACGGGAATACCAAAAAGGATTAAGCCAATCACAATGAGAGTTGTTGACCAAAGATTTGGGCTGGGATATAAGCCTAAGAAGGAGGATCATCGTTGGGCTGCCAATAAACGAAGAGAACGAAGAATGGCTAGAATCGAGGGAAGGGagcctgaagaagaagaaatggaaatCCCTCCACTGATGGTTTCTTTCCCAAAGGCAGCATATGTGATGGAACCAGATAACCGAGCAGAAGATGATATTCAAAGGATGGCAACTATGAGCATCAACACCTTGGAAGATGATAAGGAGGAAGGAAGTGGCACAAAAACAATAGTTGAAATGGAAGATGAAGTGCTACCACAACTGACTGttgaaatggaagatgaaatgCTACCACAACTGACTGTGCATATTCTAGAAGAACTCCCCACTAAGACTTTTGTGCGAAGGTTGGCTGAAGGTGAAAAGTTTCAAAattgggtgacccaagaagctccgcTA gatatgcctggtttgaaCACAAATATCGTGGTACATAAGATCCCATTAGAGGAAGGGTGTAAACCAGTCAAACAGAAGTTGAGAAGAGCACACCCGGAGACATGGATCAAAGTGAAAGCGGAACTTGAGAAACAATGGAATGCTGGATTCTTAGAAGTTGTTACATACCCGCAGTGGGTATCCAACATTGTTGTCGTACCAAAGAAGGAAGGGAAAATTAGGGTTTGTGTGGACTTCCGGGATTTGAACAAAGCTAGCCCTAAAGATGATTTTCCACTACCTCACATAGATATTTTAGTGGACAATACTGCCCGtagttccacttattcctttatggatggtttcTCAGGATACAACCAGATAAAGATGGCTATAGAGAAGACAGGGCAAAAACAACGTTTTGTCACCCCTTGGGGAACCTATTGCTACAAGGTTATGCCGTTCGGTTTGAAAAACGCAGGTGCCACCTATCAAAGAGCTATG TCCGGCAAGCTGCTGGGATTTGTAGTTAGTGGTaaaggtatagaggtggatcctgATAAAACAAAAGCTATCCAATCCATGCCAACCCCAAAGTCAGAGAAAGAG catgatgaaaccgggAGGAAAGAAAGGGCTATCTATTATCTAAGTAAAAagttcactgaat TGAATGTATATGGTAATGGGGCCGGTGCAGTGATAGTCTCTCCTGATCAAAAGTTGTATCCAGTTTCAGTTAAATTGCATTTTGaatgcaccaacaatacagctgaatatgaagcttgcattcttggtTTAGAAGATGCATTAGAGATGAAGATTAAAAAGCTGGATGTATATGGTGACTCAATGTTGATTATTCTGTCAG ATAAAGTTCACTCACTTGGAAGagaagggaaccattttgcAGATGCTTTGGCTACTTTAGCTGCTATGGCTACCATTGATCTCGGGCATAGG AAAGTGGTAAAGAGGTTCATAGAGAAAAGACTTGATTGTCGTTATGGGGTGCCAGAAAAGATAGTAACGGATAATGCTCAGAATTTCAATGGCAAAATGATAGCAGAGCTTTGTACTAAATGGAAGATCAAACATTCAAATTCCTCACCATATaggccaaagatgaatggggccGTGGAAGCAGCCAATAAGAAACATCAAGAAAATCGTTCAAaaaatggtagtcacctataa
- the LOC118058323 gene encoding uncharacterized protein codes for MGVDYYNILKVNRNASEDDLRKSYKRLAMIWHPDKNPTAKRTEAEAKFKQISEAYDVLSDPQKRQIYDLYGEEGLKSGQCPPPPPSTSRHYFQRQHPNPSFRFKPRDAEDIYEELFGSESAGGGNERGNYSRGHFRNNTNNSSSSSSSSYFGNGGDMKKPNAIENLLPCTLEELYKGATKKMKICRNIFEGTGKVRTLEEILTIEIKPGWKKGTKITFPEKGNQEPGIIPADIVFVIDEKPHATYVRDGNDLVIKQEITLLEALTGKTFNLTTLDGRNIVLPLTDIVKPGVEVVVPNEGMPISKEPGKKGNLRVKIDVRYPSRLTSEQKFELRRVLGGVS; via the exons ATGGGCGTAGATTACTATAACATACTGAAAGTGAACAGAAATGCAAGCGAGGATGATCTGAGGAAATCATATAAACGTTTAGCGATGATTTGGCATCCTGACAAGAACCCTACCGCTAAAAGAACCGAAGCCGAGgctaaatttaaacaaatctcCGAAGCCTACGATGTCCTCAGTGATCCCCAGAAGCGGCAGATCTACGATTTGTATGGTGAAGAGGGGTTGAAATCAGGGCAGTGTCCGCCGCCGCCTCCTTCGACGTCCAGGCATTATTTTCAGAGGCAGCACCCCAATCCGTCGTTCAGGTTCAAGCCGAGGGATGCGGAGGATATTTATGAGGAGTTGTTTGGATCGGAGAGTGCTGGTGGTGGGAATGAGAGAGGGAATTATAGTAGAGGGCATTTTAggaataatactaataatagcagcagcagtagcagcagcagcTACTTTGGTAATGGAGGAGACATGAAAAAGCCGAACGCGATTGAGAATTTGCTGCCTTGTACTTTGGAGGAGCTGTATAAAGGTGCTacgaagaagatgaaaattTGCAGGAACATTTTTGAGGGTACTGG TAAGGTTCGGACTCTTGAAGAGATATTGACCATTGAGATAAAACCTGGTTGGAAGAAGGGTACAAAAATCACATTTCCTGAGAAGGGCAACCAAGAGCCTGGCATTATCCCTGCAGATATTGTTTTTGTGATAGATGAAAAACCTCATGCTACTTATGTGAGGGATGGTAATGATCTGGTCATCAAACAGGAGATTACACTGCTGGAGGCTCTCACAGGCAAAACCTTCAACTTGACTACCCTTGATGGAAGGAATATCGTGCTTCCACTGACGGATATTGTCAAACCCGGTGTTGAAGTGGTTGTCCCAAATGAAGGAATGCCAATCTCTAAAGAACCTGGGAAGAAGGGAAACTTGAGAGTCAAGATTGATGTCAGGTACCCATCAAGGCTTACTTCAGAACAAAAATTCGAGCTAAGAAGGGTTTTGGGAGGAGTTTCATGA